Proteins from a genomic interval of Pseudoalteromonas sp. MEBiC 03607:
- the nudC gene encoding NAD(+) diphosphatase: MLNYSQMPLDRASNRRKDPKWLKAQMNSQSRWLLVNNNQSLFVKDSPEVCYLRLSQVDHLDLSKGILLGLDDDNVAHFALDVSHEPDSLIEPMLNGAEFVDIRKLGPQVELKQGSIAALARGLCFWHATHRFCGRCGHENNMVEAGHSRLCENQTCQHQTFPRTDPAVIMIVTKTFSDGVERCLLGRQASWPEGVFSTLAGFVDPGETLEQAVAREVMEEAGVAVTDIQYIASQPWPFPSSIMFGFMATAVSEDIQVDKDELDDARWFSRAELNEFGQWHEQGSHLKLTRQDSISRFLVEHWRNL; encoded by the coding sequence ATGCTGAATTACTCTCAAATGCCATTGGATCGTGCATCAAATCGCCGTAAAGATCCTAAGTGGTTAAAGGCTCAAATGAATTCTCAGAGTCGCTGGTTATTGGTCAATAACAATCAAAGTTTATTTGTTAAAGACAGTCCTGAAGTGTGTTATTTACGCTTATCTCAAGTCGATCACCTCGATTTATCAAAAGGCATTTTATTGGGGTTAGACGACGATAATGTGGCTCACTTTGCTTTAGATGTCAGCCATGAACCAGACTCACTCATTGAGCCTATGCTCAATGGCGCTGAGTTTGTTGATATTCGCAAGTTAGGCCCACAAGTTGAGCTTAAACAAGGGTCTATTGCGGCACTGGCAAGGGGCTTATGTTTTTGGCACGCAACACACCGTTTTTGTGGGCGTTGTGGTCATGAAAATAATATGGTTGAAGCAGGGCATTCGCGTTTATGTGAAAACCAAACTTGCCAGCATCAAACTTTTCCGCGTACCGATCCTGCCGTGATTATGATCGTGACTAAAACCTTTTCAGACGGAGTTGAGCGCTGCTTGCTAGGCCGTCAAGCAAGCTGGCCAGAAGGCGTTTTTTCAACACTTGCGGGCTTTGTTGACCCAGGTGAAACACTAGAGCAAGCCGTGGCTCGCGAAGTTATGGAAGAAGCTGGTGTTGCGGTGACAGATATTCAATATATCGCTTCACAGCCTTGGCCTTTTCCATCATCAATTATGTTTGGCTTTATGGCCACAGCGGTTTCAGAAGATATTCAGGTAGATAAAGACGAGTTGGATGACGCAAGATGGTTTAGCCGCGCTGAACTTAATGAATTTGGCCAATGGCATGAGCAGGGCAGTCATCTTAAACTAACCCGACAAGATTCTATTTCTCGATTTTTGGTTGAGCACTGGCGCAACCTGTAA
- a CDS encoding NYN domain-containing protein: MSAVDKPRVGIFVDVQNIYYTCKESYKKNFDYNAFWAQMSERYQIDCAIAYAIYRGDEKQSQFQNILRAIGFEVKLKPFIQRRDGSAKGDWDVGITIDMLEHAKQLDRMVLLSGDGDFALLLGHLANNYQLPCDVYGAEHLTADILKQAAAEFHCIDDSLLLSR; encoded by the coding sequence ATGTCAGCAGTTGATAAGCCAAGAGTCGGTATCTTTGTAGATGTACAAAACATTTATTACACCTGTAAAGAAAGTTACAAGAAAAACTTTGATTACAATGCCTTTTGGGCACAGATGAGCGAACGCTACCAAATTGATTGTGCTATTGCGTATGCAATATACCGAGGTGACGAAAAGCAATCGCAGTTTCAAAATATCCTGCGCGCAATTGGTTTTGAGGTAAAACTAAAACCTTTTATTCAGCGCAGAGATGGTAGTGCAAAAGGGGACTGGGATGTTGGCATTACCATTGATATGCTAGAGCATGCCAAGCAGCTTGATAGAATGGTATTACTTTCAGGTGATGGTGATTTTGCGTTATTGCTTGGTCACTTAGCGAATAATTATCAGCTACCGTGTGATGTCTATGGAGCAGAGCACCTCACTGCCGATATTTTAAAGCAAGCCGCTGCTGAGTTTCACTGTATTGATGATTCACTGTTGTTATCAAGATAG
- a CDS encoding DUF3307 domain-containing protein translates to MTSFALLLTALVLGHLLADFYWQPMSWVHDRNNRHFRASKLYLHVLTHGVTSLAVLTLWEYTYGWQEFSRVLLATVAIMLSHYVIDLAKSYSNKGVVPFILDQLAHLVVIVMLTVWLTDKNEFYSLTWQKLIALDTLFVIAAYLLVLNPSSVFIRMMLEKINIQINNEGSIPAAGHFIGLLERVLMLSFILLGEYGGVGFLLAAKSIFRFGDLKESSEKQLTEYVMLGTLLSVTVTLFIGVATLYCIKLF, encoded by the coding sequence ATGACCAGTTTTGCTCTATTACTCACCGCGTTAGTACTAGGTCACTTACTTGCTGACTTTTATTGGCAACCAATGAGCTGGGTGCATGATAGAAACAACCGTCACTTTCGTGCCAGCAAACTCTACTTGCACGTATTAACACATGGCGTGACCTCTTTAGCTGTGCTAACACTGTGGGAATACACCTACGGCTGGCAAGAGTTCTCTCGGGTATTGTTAGCAACTGTGGCGATTATGCTGAGCCACTATGTCATTGACTTGGCAAAATCGTACTCAAATAAAGGCGTGGTGCCCTTTATACTCGACCAACTAGCCCACCTTGTTGTGATTGTAATGCTAACGGTTTGGCTTACCGATAAAAATGAATTTTATAGCTTAACATGGCAAAAGCTGATTGCCCTCGATACCTTGTTTGTTATTGCAGCTTATTTATTGGTGCTTAACCCAAGCTCTGTGTTTATTCGCATGATGCTAGAAAAAATCAATATCCAGATCAACAATGAAGGCAGTATTCCTGCCGCGGGTCATTTTATTGGCTTGCTAGAGCGGGTATTAATGTTGAGCTTTATCTTGCTGGGTGAATACGGCGGTGTGGGCTTTCTACTGGCAGCAAAATCTATCTTTCGCTTTGGTGATTTAAAAGAAAGTAGCGAAAAACAACTCACCGAATATGTCATGCTGGGCACTTTATTAAGTGTCACCGTGACACTCTTTATTGGTGTCGCCACCTTGTATTGCATTAAACTCTTTTAA
- a CDS encoding DEAD/DEAH box helicase, which produces MSFDGLGLSPALVNAVLEKGYEAPTPIQSQAIPAIIEGRDVMAAAQTGTGKTAGFTLPLIERLSKGPKAGGNKVRALVLAPTRELALQVSENVEQYAKHSNVSSFVVYGGVKINPQMLRLRKGVDILVATPGRLLDLHNQNAVKFDDLEVLILDEADRMLDMGFIHDIKRIIAKLPAKRQNLMFSATFSDEIRELAKGLINDPVEISVAAKNTTAKTVSQSVYAVDKTRKTALLSHLIRSNDWQQVLVFCRTKHGANRLVKQLERDDIVGAAIHGNKSQGARVKALEGFKSGEVRVLVATDIVARGLDIVELPHVVNYDLPNIYEDYVHRIGRTGRAGASGHAISFVTADDADDLYGIERFIGELIPRATEAGFEPSKPVAEKPLDTRPIKPKKPKKPKKPKAPAQDGQGAAKPAQKPKPKSQKRPSQGKWQGKGKEQGQNQKGANNGNKSNNNKPTGNKPTGNRQRVSGPSRPRRKPAADS; this is translated from the coding sequence ATGAGTTTTGATGGGTTAGGTTTATCACCAGCTTTAGTAAATGCAGTTTTAGAAAAGGGCTATGAAGCACCAACGCCTATTCAATCACAAGCTATCCCTGCGATCATTGAAGGCCGCGATGTTATGGCCGCAGCGCAAACGGGTACAGGTAAAACAGCAGGTTTTACGCTGCCGTTAATTGAGCGCTTGTCAAAAGGCCCTAAAGCGGGTGGTAATAAAGTACGAGCATTGGTACTGGCACCAACCCGTGAGCTTGCTTTACAAGTAAGTGAAAATGTTGAGCAATATGCAAAACATTCAAATGTCAGCTCATTTGTTGTTTATGGTGGCGTTAAAATTAATCCACAAATGCTGCGCCTTCGCAAAGGTGTTGATATTTTAGTAGCAACACCAGGTCGCTTGTTAGACCTACATAATCAAAATGCTGTTAAGTTTGATGATTTAGAAGTGCTGATCCTTGATGAAGCCGACCGTATGCTCGATATGGGCTTTATTCATGACATCAAACGTATCATTGCTAAATTGCCTGCTAAACGTCAAAACCTGATGTTTTCAGCGACTTTCTCTGATGAAATTCGTGAACTTGCAAAAGGGCTAATTAACGACCCAGTTGAAATTTCAGTCGCAGCAAAAAACACCACAGCTAAAACGGTTTCGCAGTCTGTTTATGCGGTCGATAAAACACGCAAAACAGCACTACTTAGTCATTTGATCCGTAGCAATGATTGGCAGCAAGTATTAGTATTTTGCCGTACCAAACATGGTGCGAACCGCTTAGTTAAGCAGCTTGAACGCGATGATATTGTCGGCGCTGCCATTCACGGTAATAAATCGCAAGGCGCTCGCGTTAAAGCGCTTGAAGGCTTTAAATCGGGTGAAGTGCGCGTATTAGTGGCAACCGATATCGTTGCTCGTGGCCTAGATATTGTTGAGCTACCTCACGTTGTTAACTACGATTTACCGAATATTTATGAAGATTACGTACACCGTATTGGCCGTACAGGCCGAGCGGGTGCATCAGGTCATGCTATTTCGTTTGTTACAGCTGATGATGCCGACGATTTGTATGGTATTGAGCGCTTTATTGGTGAGCTTATTCCGCGTGCAACCGAAGCAGGTTTTGAGCCAAGCAAACCAGTTGCTGAAAAGCCACTAGATACGCGTCCAATCAAGCCGAAAAAACCAAAGAAACCGAAAAAGCCAAAAGCACCAGCTCAAGATGGTCAAGGTGCAGCAAAACCTGCACAAAAGCCAAAACCTAAATCGCAAAAGCGACCTTCACAAGGTAAGTGGCAGGGTAAGGGTAAAGAGCAGGGCCAAAACCAAAAAGGCGCTAACAACGGGAATAAATCGAATAACAATAAACCCACAGGTAATAAACCTACGGGTAATCGTCAGCGTGTGTCTGGGCCATCTCGACCAAGACGTAAACCCGCTGCGGATAGTTGA
- a CDS encoding DUF5009 domain-containing protein: MTTTQPTRKRLASLDALRGMDMFWILGGQSLFAALFVLTGWTGWKVFEAHTVHSVWHGFTFYDLIFPLFIFLSGVAMGLAPKRIDHLPFDERKVYYRKAGKRLLLLCLLGILYNHGWGTGMPMALDEIRYVSVLGRIAIAWFFCAMLVWHTSLRTQIITAGAILVAYWLLLCFVPVPGGSAGDLSAAGSWNAWFDAHLLPGISYQNRVVDPEGVLSNIPAIVNALMGVFAGQLVARAQQIGEWKMTALLFAAGAVSVCLGWLWDLQFPVNKELWTSSFVLVTVGWSAILLAVFYALVDILPGQRAAYPFVIIGANSIIIYLASSLVNWGYVSQSVFGGVVRAVPEAWQPLMAVIALLAVQMLVLHWMYRRKIFVSV; encoded by the coding sequence ATGACAACAACACAACCAACAAGAAAACGATTGGCATCGCTGGATGCACTGCGCGGCATGGATATGTTTTGGATATTAGGTGGACAGTCACTATTTGCAGCACTATTCGTTTTAACTGGCTGGACTGGCTGGAAAGTTTTTGAAGCGCACACAGTGCATAGTGTTTGGCATGGCTTCACATTTTACGATCTGATTTTCCCATTATTCATATTCTTATCGGGTGTGGCGATGGGGCTAGCCCCCAAACGCATTGACCATTTACCGTTTGATGAGCGCAAAGTGTATTACCGCAAGGCGGGTAAGCGTCTTTTGCTATTGTGCTTATTAGGTATTTTGTATAACCACGGCTGGGGCACAGGGATGCCAATGGCGTTGGATGAAATTCGTTATGTCAGTGTGCTTGGACGTATCGCTATTGCATGGTTTTTCTGTGCAATGTTGGTTTGGCACACTAGTTTGCGAACACAAATTATTACTGCAGGTGCTATTTTAGTGGCTTATTGGTTACTGCTTTGTTTTGTGCCAGTGCCGGGTGGCAGTGCTGGCGACCTTTCGGCTGCAGGTAGTTGGAATGCATGGTTTGATGCGCACTTACTACCGGGTATTAGTTATCAAAACCGTGTGGTGGACCCTGAAGGTGTATTGTCGAATATACCAGCGATTGTTAATGCATTGATGGGCGTGTTTGCAGGGCAATTAGTTGCTCGTGCTCAGCAAATTGGCGAGTGGAAAATGACCGCATTACTGTTCGCCGCAGGGGCGGTAAGTGTATGTTTAGGTTGGTTATGGGATTTACAGTTCCCAGTCAACAAAGAACTTTGGACCAGCTCATTTGTGCTTGTAACCGTTGGCTGGAGTGCCATATTGCTCGCCGTATTTTATGCACTGGTGGATATTCTGCCAGGGCAACGCGCCGCGTATCCCTTTGTGATCATAGGTGCAAACTCAATTATTATTTATTTAGCGTCAAGTCTAGTGAATTGGGGTTATGTAAGCCAAAGCGTATTTGGTGGGGTGGTTCGAGCTGTGCCAGAGGCATGGCAACCTCTGATGGCGGTGATTGCGTTATTAGCAGTACAAATGCTGGTATTACATTGGATGTATCGCCGTAAGATCTTTGTTAGTGTTTGA
- a CDS encoding ABC transporter permease subunit, which produces MTQLHPIRLAQIAQFELVRLFLTKRGLLAVAAFAICWLLILRYPIAQSVTLISSPDFADFARQAFGAIGISKLLDWPESELAVYWLIALFSFPSFCLFLCSDQTVGDRQRGTLRFLSLRATRSEIIIGRFLGQLLILAALLFVTLMATVAMLGYRELSLLLSGLTRSFMLLFYLLVAVMPFIALMSFLNTFARSSRLAFVLAILFFAGGNIVIGLLTWQWPAFEVLNYIFPGYQLDLMAGQRAGVTLALGLPLLQTAVLLIAGERIFARSSL; this is translated from the coding sequence GTGACGCAGTTACATCCTATACGTCTTGCACAAATTGCCCAATTTGAGCTGGTACGACTATTTTTGACCAAACGTGGTTTGCTGGCGGTTGCCGCTTTTGCCATTTGTTGGCTACTTATTTTACGCTATCCCATTGCCCAATCTGTGACCTTGATTAGCTCACCTGATTTTGCTGACTTTGCAAGGCAAGCCTTTGGCGCCATTGGCATCAGTAAATTACTTGATTGGCCTGAATCTGAACTAGCTGTTTATTGGCTGATTGCTTTATTTAGTTTTCCAAGCTTTTGTTTGTTTTTATGCAGCGACCAAACTGTGGGCGACAGACAACGGGGTACGTTACGCTTTTTATCACTTAGAGCCACTCGCTCAGAAATTATCATAGGTCGCTTTTTAGGGCAGCTACTCATTTTAGCGGCACTGTTATTTGTTACCTTGATGGCAACCGTTGCAATGCTTGGCTATCGTGAGCTCAGTTTGCTACTTTCAGGCTTAACGCGAAGCTTTATGTTGTTATTTTATTTGCTTGTTGCGGTTATGCCATTTATTGCTTTGATGAGCTTTTTGAATACCTTTGCCCGTTCATCGCGTCTTGCATTTGTGTTGGCCATTTTGTTCTTTGCTGGCGGTAATATTGTGATTGGCTTACTGACGTGGCAATGGCCTGCATTTGAGGTTTTAAATTACATATTTCCGGGCTATCAACTTGATTTAATGGCAGGTCAACGTGCCGGCGTCACACTGGCTCTAGGTTTACCACTTCTACAAACGGCAGTGTTATTAATTGCTGGTGAACGAATTTTTGCGAGGAGCTCATTATGA
- a CDS encoding 2OG-Fe(II) oxygenase family protein: MQHLPTVDYKASDAAAQFVESLRNTGFGVLKNHPIPQSLVESIYKNWQEFFNSEQKHEFLFSKETQDGYFPPSVSEVAKGFTVKDIKEYYHVYPKGRVPAQLEEEIREYYRLANEFAATLLSWVQAEAPEEVRAKFSIDLKDMIANSEQTLLRILHYPPMTGDEEPGAIRAAAHGDINLLTVLPAANEPGLQVQTTDGGWLDVPCDFGNLIINIGDMLQEASGGYFPSTIHRVINPTGKASTKSRISLPLFLHPRPDVVLSERYTADSYLQERLRELGVK, translated from the coding sequence ATGCAACATTTACCTACCGTTGATTATAAAGCGAGCGATGCGGCCGCTCAATTTGTTGAGTCACTAAGAAACACAGGTTTCGGTGTATTAAAAAATCACCCAATCCCTCAGTCATTAGTTGAGTCTATTTACAAAAATTGGCAAGAATTCTTTAATTCTGAGCAAAAGCACGAGTTTTTATTTTCAAAAGAGACACAAGATGGTTATTTCCCACCATCAGTGTCAGAAGTTGCAAAAGGCTTTACCGTTAAAGATATTAAAGAGTACTACCACGTTTATCCAAAAGGCCGTGTTCCAGCACAGCTAGAAGAAGAAATTCGTGAGTACTACCGTTTAGCGAATGAGTTTGCAGCTACATTATTAAGCTGGGTTCAAGCTGAAGCACCAGAAGAGGTGCGCGCTAAGTTCTCTATCGATCTTAAAGATATGATTGCTAACTCAGAGCAAACACTCCTGCGTATTCTTCATTACCCACCAATGACTGGTGATGAAGAGCCAGGTGCAATCCGTGCGGCAGCGCATGGTGACATCAACCTATTAACTGTATTACCTGCGGCGAATGAGCCTGGTTTACAAGTACAAACAACGGATGGCGGTTGGTTAGACGTACCATGTGATTTTGGTAACCTGATCATCAATATTGGCGACATGCTTCAAGAAGCGTCAGGTGGTTACTTCCCATCAACGATTCACCGCGTGATCAACCCAACGGGTAAAGCGTCAACGAAATCACGTATTTCGTTACCATTATTCTTACACCCGCGTCCTGATGTTGTGCTATCTGAGCGCTACACCGCAGACAGCTACCTACAAGAGCGTTTACGCGAGCTTGGTGTTAAGTAA
- the nagA gene encoding N-acetylglucosamine-6-phosphate deacetylase has protein sequence MTIYHASKLFTGDEFLSDVYFSVDNGVFKRVEAHADAVALTGLVAPGFIDVQVNGGGGAFFNAEQTPDCLDKIAKAHGQFGSTAIMPTLITDKVEVMAKAADATAQAIAEGIPGVMGVHFEGPHLSLGKKGTHSEQFIRPITEQEFAIYARQDLGIKMVTLAPENVSADDIERLVECGVKVSIGHTNADFATTNAALAAGADGFTHLFNAMSAFTSREPGVVGAALWDDNSWCGLIVDGHHVHPSSAKLAIRSKQRGKIMLVTDAMPPVGTDDMEFDFFDGRKVIRTGDRLNSTTGELAGSVLDMASAVRNTVNTLDVSLAESLRMASLYPAQYLGLHKKGRLLSGFDADFVVLDDNQYVKATYIAGKAL, from the coding sequence ATGACGATTTATCATGCAAGTAAATTGTTTACCGGTGACGAATTTTTATCTGACGTATATTTTAGCGTCGACAATGGCGTGTTTAAGCGTGTTGAAGCACATGCTGATGCCGTTGCATTAACGGGTTTAGTCGCGCCAGGTTTTATTGATGTACAAGTGAATGGCGGTGGTGGGGCGTTTTTTAACGCTGAACAAACACCAGATTGTTTAGATAAAATAGCCAAAGCACATGGTCAGTTTGGTTCAACAGCGATTATGCCAACGCTGATTACCGACAAAGTCGAAGTCATGGCAAAAGCCGCAGATGCCACTGCACAAGCAATTGCTGAAGGGATCCCGGGCGTTATGGGCGTACACTTCGAAGGACCGCACCTTTCATTAGGGAAAAAAGGCACCCATAGCGAGCAGTTTATTCGCCCAATCACAGAGCAAGAATTTGCGATTTATGCACGCCAAGATCTAGGCATTAAAATGGTTACCTTAGCGCCTGAGAATGTTAGTGCTGATGATATTGAGCGCCTAGTTGAGTGTGGCGTAAAGGTATCTATTGGCCACACTAATGCGGATTTTGCGACTACCAATGCTGCACTTGCGGCAGGAGCTGATGGATTCACCCATTTATTTAATGCGATGTCAGCGTTTACATCTCGAGAGCCGGGTGTTGTTGGTGCTGCACTTTGGGATGATAACAGCTGGTGCGGCTTAATTGTTGATGGTCATCATGTGCACCCTTCATCAGCAAAATTAGCAATTCGCAGCAAACAGCGCGGAAAAATTATGTTAGTCACAGATGCAATGCCACCTGTGGGTACTGACGATATGGAGTTTGATTTCTTTGATGGTCGTAAAGTTATTCGTACTGGCGATCGATTAAATTCAACTACTGGTGAATTAGCAGGTAGCGTACTTGATATGGCAAGTGCGGTGCGTAACACAGTGAACACATTGGATGTTAGCCTTGCTGAGAGCTTACGAATGGCATCACTTTATCCTGCACAATATTTAGGTTTACATAAAAAAGGTCGCTTGCTGAGCGGTTTTGATGCTGATTTTGTTGTGCTAGATGATAATCAATATGTAAAAGCGACATATATAGCTGGTAAAGCTTTGTAA
- a CDS encoding BadF/BadG/BcrA/BcrD ATPase family protein, translating into MMAKSVSEDQLFIGIDGGGTKCRATIYSVKQGVLGTGLGGPANPLHGLERTLESIMVSTQLALRDAGLPLETVHQLYAGLGLAGVNLPSLYDKIMEWDHPFKQMFLTTDLHTACIGAHEGSDGAVIITGTGSCGFSCVAGHTTNYGGHGFALGDKGSGAWMGLEAIKNALLDLDGLGEKTELTDVICQHFSVDNAMGIVEQMSGQPSSSFAKLARYVFEAAKNNDQVAIEIVKEGANYVSKLAHRLLENNPPRLSMIGGLAEPLNCWLDEDIAKRVEAPIQPPEMGAVYFAQQSVLEQNQEVSL; encoded by the coding sequence ATGATGGCGAAGAGTGTGAGTGAGGACCAATTGTTTATTGGTATTGATGGTGGCGGAACAAAATGCCGAGCTACTATCTACTCTGTTAAGCAAGGTGTATTAGGAACCGGCCTTGGTGGCCCCGCGAACCCATTACATGGTTTAGAACGCACGCTTGAATCAATAATGGTCTCAACACAGTTAGCTCTTCGAGATGCTGGATTACCACTTGAGACAGTTCATCAACTGTATGCTGGTTTGGGTCTGGCTGGTGTAAACCTACCTAGCTTGTACGACAAGATTATGGAATGGGACCATCCATTTAAACAAATGTTTCTCACCACCGATTTACATACTGCTTGTATTGGTGCACACGAAGGTAGCGATGGTGCGGTAATTATAACCGGAACTGGCTCATGTGGATTCTCTTGTGTTGCGGGTCATACCACAAACTATGGTGGTCATGGTTTTGCTCTTGGTGATAAGGGCAGTGGTGCATGGATGGGGCTTGAAGCTATAAAAAACGCATTACTTGATTTAGATGGTTTGGGTGAAAAAACAGAGTTAACAGATGTGATTTGTCAGCATTTCTCGGTGGATAATGCCATGGGGATTGTCGAGCAAATGTCAGGGCAGCCTTCGAGTAGTTTTGCCAAATTAGCACGTTATGTATTTGAAGCAGCAAAAAATAACGACCAAGTAGCGATTGAAATTGTTAAGGAAGGAGCTAATTACGTCAGTAAATTAGCACACCGATTACTTGAAAATAACCCTCCACGTTTATCTATGATCGGTGGTTTAGCTGAACCATTAAACTGTTGGCTTGATGAAGATATAGCGAAAAGAGTTGAAGCGCCGATTCAACCACCCGAAATGGGCGCTGTGTATTTTGCTCAGCAATCTGTGCTTGAACAAAACCAAGAGGTAAGTTTGTAA
- a CDS encoding cystathionine beta-lyase: protein MTKTNKNTQIVSAGRKKAYTQGVVNPVVQRASTVVFDSVADLKAAAKKRGDKTLFYGRRGTTTHFALQEAIAELEGGEGCALYPSGAAAISNALLSFVKTGDHILMVDTAYEPTRDFCDKILAGLGIETTYYPPGIGAGISELIKENTRVLFLESPGSITMEVQDVPAMVAKANERGVMTMLDNTWGNGLHFRPLEHGVDISIQAATKYIVGHSDVMMGVAVANKKYWPTLRENSYLLGQCTSADDAYLALRGLRTMAVRLKQHEQAAIEVAKWLETHPLVDHIRHPAFATCPGHEFFKRDFDGSNGLFSFVMKQGNQQAIDAFLDSLHHFKMGFSWGGYESLVTANLSMKGLRSETGWSQGPVIRLHIGLEDVADLLADLDQALAVYESHL, encoded by the coding sequence ATGACAAAGACAAATAAAAATACCCAAATCGTCTCTGCAGGGCGTAAAAAAGCGTACACACAAGGGGTTGTGAACCCTGTGGTACAACGTGCATCAACTGTGGTATTCGATTCAGTGGCTGATTTAAAAGCTGCGGCGAAGAAGCGAGGCGACAAAACGTTATTCTATGGCCGTCGTGGTACGACGACACATTTTGCTTTGCAAGAAGCGATTGCTGAACTTGAGGGTGGTGAAGGCTGTGCGCTTTACCCATCAGGTGCGGCTGCAATAAGCAATGCGCTGTTATCGTTTGTGAAAACGGGCGATCATATTTTAATGGTGGATACTGCCTACGAACCTACCCGGGATTTTTGTGACAAAATACTGGCTGGATTAGGGATTGAAACAACCTATTACCCGCCGGGAATTGGTGCAGGGATTAGTGAACTTATTAAAGAGAACACGCGCGTATTGTTTTTAGAATCACCGGGCTCAATCACCATGGAAGTGCAAGATGTGCCAGCCATGGTTGCTAAGGCAAATGAGCGCGGTGTTATGACTATGTTAGATAACACCTGGGGTAATGGCCTGCATTTTAGACCGCTTGAGCATGGTGTTGATATTAGTATTCAAGCTGCTACAAAATACATTGTTGGTCATTCAGATGTGATGATGGGGGTGGCGGTCGCCAATAAAAAGTATTGGCCAACCCTTCGAGAAAATTCATACCTACTTGGTCAATGTACTTCTGCGGATGATGCCTATTTAGCGCTACGTGGTCTACGTACTATGGCTGTGCGTTTAAAACAGCATGAACAAGCAGCCATTGAAGTGGCTAAATGGCTTGAAACACATCCATTGGTTGATCATATTCGCCATCCGGCCTTTGCAACGTGTCCGGGTCATGAGTTCTTTAAACGAGACTTTGATGGCAGTAATGGCTTATTTTCATTTGTAATGAAGCAAGGTAATCAACAAGCGATTGATGCGTTTTTAGATAGCCTGCACCATTTTAAAATGGGCTTTTCTTGGGGCGGTTATGAGAGCTTAGTCACGGCAAACCTGAGCATGAAAGGGCTTCGCTCAGAAACGGGTTGGTCGCAAGGTCCAGTGATAAGACTTCACATTGGCCTTGAAGATGTAGCAGATTTACTAGCCGACCTTGATCAAGCACTGGCTGTGTACGAGAGCCACCTTTAG
- the nagB gene encoding glucosamine-6-phosphate deaminase — translation MQIVILDDAAQVAAYGANIFAKQLLKKPASVLGLATGSTPVALYQELIAKNKAGEISFSQATTFNLDEYLGLTGEHPQSYRYFMNEQLFNHVDIDKQNTHVPPGDAVNPLVACTEYEQKITAAGGVDIQLLGIGRNGHIGFNEPSSGLTSRTRVKTLTKATIEDNARFFAEGEYQPHLSITMGIGTILEAKKVVLLATGASKADAIHAMVEGPLMAKCPASALQLHKDAVIIIDKAAASKLEDLEFYQHIEAENQKLQAHLATL, via the coding sequence ATGCAAATAGTAATTCTTGATGATGCAGCCCAAGTTGCAGCGTATGGTGCTAACATCTTTGCTAAACAACTATTAAAAAAACCTGCATCAGTACTAGGCCTTGCAACTGGTTCAACGCCGGTTGCTTTATATCAAGAGCTGATTGCTAAAAATAAAGCTGGCGAGATTTCGTTTAGCCAAGCGACAACATTTAATTTAGATGAGTATTTAGGTTTAACTGGCGAACATCCACAAAGTTACCGCTACTTTATGAATGAACAGCTATTTAACCATGTAGATATCGATAAACAGAACACCCATGTACCGCCGGGTGATGCAGTAAATCCGCTTGTTGCTTGCACTGAATATGAACAAAAAATCACAGCAGCTGGTGGTGTTGATATACAGCTACTTGGTATTGGCCGTAATGGTCATATTGGCTTTAACGAACCTTCTTCAGGTTTGACATCACGCACCCGAGTTAAAACACTGACAAAAGCGACGATTGAAGACAATGCGCGATTTTTTGCAGAAGGCGAATATCAACCGCATTTATCAATCACTATGGGTATTGGTACTATTTTAGAAGCCAAAAAAGTAGTGCTTTTAGCAACCGGTGCAAGTAAAGCTGATGCCATTCACGCCATGGTAGAAGGCCCGTTAATGGCCAAATGCCCAGCTTCGGCTCTGCAACTTCATAAAGATGCTGTGATCATCATTGATAAAGCTGCCGCAAGTAAATTAGAAGATTTAGAGTTCTATCAGCATATTGAAGCTGAGAACCAAAAACTACAAGCGCACCTCGCGACCTTGTAA